A DNA window from Actinomadura luzonensis contains the following coding sequences:
- the ddaH gene encoding dimethylargininase: MPRHFLMCRPDHFAVEYAINPWMHPEAGADRDVAVRQWEGLKAAYEELGHRVDLIDPVEGLPDMVFAANGALVVGGRVYGARFAFPQRGPEGPAYLRWFAERGYPVLEPEHVNEGEGDFLTLDEVVLAGTGFRTDVVAHREAQEFLGRPVVSLTLVDPRFYHLDTALFPLDGRNVAYFPEAFSPGSREVLRRMFPDAVLATADDAEVLGLNAVSDGTHVVINAEASGLQLELKRRGYEVIPVDLSELRKAGGGPKCCTLEIRGDN, from the coding sequence ATGCCCCGACACTTCCTGATGTGCCGCCCTGATCATTTCGCGGTCGAGTACGCCATCAACCCGTGGATGCATCCCGAGGCCGGCGCGGACCGCGACGTCGCGGTCCGGCAGTGGGAGGGCCTGAAGGCGGCCTACGAGGAGCTCGGCCACCGGGTCGACCTCATCGACCCGGTCGAGGGCCTGCCCGACATGGTCTTCGCCGCCAACGGCGCGCTGGTCGTCGGCGGGCGCGTCTACGGCGCCCGCTTCGCCTTCCCGCAGCGCGGCCCGGAGGGCCCGGCCTACCTGCGCTGGTTCGCCGAGCGCGGCTACCCGGTGCTGGAGCCCGAGCACGTCAACGAGGGCGAGGGCGACTTCCTGACCCTCGACGAGGTCGTGCTGGCCGGCACCGGCTTCCGCACCGACGTGGTGGCCCACCGCGAGGCGCAGGAGTTCCTGGGCCGCCCGGTCGTGTCGCTGACGCTGGTGGACCCGCGCTTCTACCACCTCGACACCGCGCTGTTCCCGCTCGACGGCCGCAACGTCGCCTACTTCCCTGAGGCGTTCTCGCCGGGCAGCCGCGAGGTGCTGCGCCGGATGTTCCCCGACGCGGTGCTCGCCACCGCCGACGACGCCGAGGTGCTCGGGCTGAACGCGGTCAGCGACGGCACCCACGTGGTGATCAACGCCGAGGCCTCCGGCCTGCAGCTGGAGCTCAAGCGCCGCGGGTACGAGGTGATCCCGGTCGACCTGTCGGAGTTGCGCAAGGCGGGTGGCGGGCCGAAGTGCTGCACACTGGAGATCAGGGGGGACAACTGA
- the recO gene encoding DNA repair protein RecO encodes MSLYRDEGVVLRTQKLGEADRIVTVLAKRTGKIRAVAKGVRRTTSRFGARLEPFTHVDLQLHTGRTLDVVTQAETLRPYGETLAADYPRYTAGSAMLETADRLTHGEKEPALRQFLLLVGGLRTLADGSHEPRLVLDAYFLRSLAVAGYAPALEACAKCQAPAVRAFAIVAGGVVCGACRPSGATVPAGETIGLMTALLRGDWATADASESRHRNECSGLVAAYLQWHLEHGIRSLRHVEREPA; translated from the coding sequence GTGAGTCTCTACCGTGACGAAGGCGTGGTTCTGCGGACGCAGAAGCTCGGCGAGGCCGACCGCATCGTCACCGTGCTGGCCAAGCGCACCGGCAAGATCCGCGCCGTGGCCAAGGGCGTGCGCAGGACCACCTCGCGCTTCGGGGCCAGGCTGGAGCCGTTCACCCACGTCGACCTGCAGCTCCACACCGGCCGCACGCTCGACGTGGTCACCCAGGCCGAGACCCTGAGGCCCTACGGGGAGACGCTCGCCGCCGACTACCCGCGCTACACCGCCGGCTCGGCCATGCTGGAGACCGCCGACCGGCTCACGCACGGCGAGAAGGAGCCCGCGCTGCGGCAGTTCCTGCTGCTCGTGGGCGGGCTGCGCACCCTCGCCGACGGCTCGCACGAGCCGCGGCTGGTGCTCGACGCCTACTTCCTGCGCTCGCTGGCCGTGGCCGGCTACGCCCCGGCCCTGGAGGCGTGCGCCAAGTGCCAGGCCCCGGCGGTCAGGGCGTTCGCCATCGTCGCCGGCGGCGTGGTGTGCGGGGCGTGCCGCCCGTCCGGGGCGACCGTCCCGGCGGGGGAGACGATCGGGCTCATGACGGCGCTGCTGCGCGGCGACTGGGCCACCGCCGACGCCTCCGAGTCCCGCCACCGCAACGAGTGCAGCGGCCTGGTCGCCGCATACCTGCAATGGCACCTCGAACACGGAATACGCTCTCTCCGACACGTCGAAAGGGAGCCAGCGTGA
- a CDS encoding DUF5941 domain-containing protein — MITQPQAMATPTPDPDEERRRIQTARLLAYRDDGPLAQALAPRLGPGLPPVPATLVALLAVAGVTAAGLLKPGPVLLVPVAIALLLILPTAARDHLGRFDWLTPPLLRGTEFLATIAIGLAADAPKWLLFVLVYVVGYHTYDTVYRTRQSIWPPAWVFRAGLGWELRLLIIGAGAAFGVVTPVLAVLTAYLFVLFAVESVTSWVRLDKASAQAGADAEQDLEASPEDAMEQATGEAEKG, encoded by the coding sequence ATGATCACCCAACCGCAGGCCATGGCCACCCCCACGCCGGACCCCGACGAGGAGCGCCGGCGCATCCAGACCGCCCGCCTGCTCGCCTACCGCGACGACGGCCCGCTCGCCCAGGCGCTCGCCCCCCGGCTGGGGCCGGGGCTGCCGCCCGTCCCGGCCACGCTGGTCGCGCTGCTCGCCGTGGCCGGTGTCACGGCCGCCGGGCTGCTGAAGCCCGGCCCCGTGCTGCTCGTGCCCGTGGCGATCGCCCTGCTGCTCATCCTGCCGACGGCGGCGCGCGACCACCTGGGCCGCTTCGACTGGCTGACGCCGCCGCTGCTGCGCGGCACCGAGTTCCTGGCCACGATCGCGATCGGGCTGGCCGCCGACGCGCCGAAGTGGCTGCTGTTCGTGCTGGTGTACGTGGTCGGCTACCACACCTACGACACCGTCTACCGCACGCGGCAGAGCATCTGGCCGCCCGCCTGGGTGTTCCGCGCGGGTCTCGGCTGGGAGCTGCGGCTGCTCATCATCGGCGCGGGCGCGGCCTTCGGCGTCGTGACGCCGGTGCTGGCGGTGCTGACGGCCTACCTGTTCGTGTTGTTCGCGGTGGAGAGCGTGACGAGCTGGGTGCGGCTCGACAAGGCCTCCGCGCAGGCGGGCGCCGACGCCGAGCAGGACCTGGAGGCGTCCCCCGAGGACGCCATGGAGCAGGCCACCGGCGAGGCCGAGAAGGGCTGA
- a CDS encoding GH1 family beta-glucosidase, with the protein MSTAAFPEGFVWGVSTSAFQIEGATSADGRGLSIWDTFSADRAEACDHYHRYRDDVRLMKDLGMAAYRFSVSWPRIFPDGAGKLNEAGLDFYDRLLDALLEAGVTPYATLYHWDLPQALENAGGWPERDTARHFADYAAVVARRLGDRVDTWFTLNEPWVAAFLGYGSGIHAPGRKSPAEAFRAAHHLLLAHGLGTQALRAAGAAKVGGVLNLSPVLTPGQVGDPGRPLSEEDAEAVTRIDALANRQFLDPMLRGAYPAELLPIVERTAGLGHVHDGDLETIAQPVDLLGVNYYTPLVVQAQPSEPADPAYPGSEGVLFCAVPTAVTAMGWPIVPGCLQLVLRRLAAEFPGVDLMVTENGADFVDVVTGDGIHDVERISFIEEHLRAVRAAVQEGVPVRGYLVWTLLDNLEWADGYQRKFGLVHVDFATQRRRLKDSALWYRDVVRRNGLLDVPPKRPTLETVAARARVSRATVSRVVNGESSVRPEVRETVLRAIKELGYVPNAAARSLVTRSTNAVALVLSVPRQGGDRLTAAVVQYVTSVLEGAGKQITLMLADTAESHRRIVQHVEARLADGVVLLPPDRGDTLAERLSRTGVPVVLLGKPAIASLVPYVDVDNAGGAEAATEHLLAGGRRRVGMVCGPLELVAMQDRLAGHRAALRRAGRQPLLAPAELTRGSGAAATRQLLGDEPALDAVFAATDELALGALQAAREAGRRVPEDLAVVGFGDVDAASAVVPGLTTVRVPVADQALALARLLLSRLEGRHTESVVLPTRLVVRESS; encoded by the coding sequence ATGAGCACCGCAGCCTTCCCCGAGGGTTTCGTCTGGGGAGTGTCGACCTCGGCCTTCCAGATCGAGGGGGCGACCTCGGCGGACGGCCGCGGCCTGTCCATCTGGGACACCTTCTCCGCCGACCGGGCCGAGGCGTGCGACCACTACCACCGCTACCGCGACGACGTGCGGCTGATGAAGGACCTCGGCATGGCCGCCTACCGCTTCTCGGTGAGCTGGCCGCGCATCTTCCCCGACGGCGCGGGCAAGCTCAACGAGGCCGGGCTCGACTTCTACGACCGGCTGCTGGACGCGCTGCTGGAGGCGGGCGTCACCCCGTACGCCACCCTCTACCACTGGGACCTGCCCCAGGCGCTGGAGAACGCCGGCGGCTGGCCCGAGCGCGACACCGCCCGCCACTTCGCCGACTACGCGGCGGTCGTGGCCCGGCGGCTGGGCGACCGGGTGGACACCTGGTTCACGCTGAACGAGCCGTGGGTGGCGGCCTTCCTCGGCTACGGCTCCGGCATCCACGCCCCCGGCCGCAAGTCGCCCGCCGAGGCCTTCCGCGCCGCCCACCACCTGCTGCTCGCGCACGGGCTCGGCACGCAGGCGCTGCGCGCCGCCGGGGCGGCGAAGGTCGGCGGCGTGCTCAACCTCTCGCCGGTGCTGACCCCCGGCCAGGTCGGCGACCCGGGCCGGCCGCTGTCGGAGGAGGACGCCGAGGCCGTGACCAGGATCGACGCCCTGGCCAACCGGCAGTTCCTGGACCCGATGCTGCGCGGCGCCTACCCGGCCGAGCTGCTGCCGATCGTCGAGCGCACCGCCGGCCTCGGCCACGTCCACGACGGCGACCTGGAGACCATCGCCCAGCCCGTGGACCTGCTCGGCGTCAACTACTACACCCCGCTCGTCGTGCAGGCGCAGCCCAGCGAGCCCGCCGACCCCGCCTACCCGGGCAGCGAGGGCGTGCTGTTCTGCGCCGTCCCGACCGCGGTCACCGCCATGGGCTGGCCCATCGTCCCCGGCTGCCTGCAGCTCGTGCTGCGCCGCCTGGCCGCCGAGTTCCCCGGCGTCGACCTGATGGTCACCGAGAACGGCGCCGACTTCGTGGACGTCGTCACCGGCGACGGCATCCACGACGTCGAGCGGATCAGCTTCATCGAGGAGCACCTGCGGGCGGTGCGCGCGGCCGTCCAGGAGGGCGTGCCGGTGCGCGGCTACCTCGTCTGGACGCTGCTGGACAACCTCGAATGGGCCGACGGCTACCAGCGCAAGTTCGGCCTGGTGCACGTCGACTTCGCCACGCAGCGGCGGCGGCTGAAGGACAGCGCCCTGTGGTACCGCGACGTCGTCCGGCGCAACGGGCTGCTGGACGTCCCGCCGAAGCGGCCCACGCTGGAGACCGTCGCCGCCCGCGCCCGGGTCTCGCGCGCCACCGTCTCCCGGGTCGTCAACGGCGAGTCGTCGGTCCGGCCCGAGGTGCGCGAGACGGTGCTGCGGGCCATCAAGGAGCTCGGGTACGTGCCCAACGCCGCCGCCCGCAGCCTCGTCACCCGCAGCACGAACGCCGTCGCGCTGGTGCTGTCGGTGCCGCGCCAGGGCGGCGACCGGCTCACCGCCGCCGTCGTCCAGTACGTCACCAGCGTGCTGGAGGGCGCCGGCAAGCAGATCACGCTGATGCTGGCCGACACCGCCGAGAGCCACCGGCGCATCGTCCAGCACGTCGAGGCCCGGCTCGCGGACGGCGTCGTGCTGCTGCCGCCCGACCGCGGCGACACCCTCGCCGAGCGGCTCTCCCGCACCGGGGTGCCGGTCGTGCTGCTGGGCAAGCCCGCGATCGCGTCGCTGGTGCCGTACGTGGACGTGGACAACGCCGGCGGCGCCGAGGCCGCGACCGAGCACCTGCTGGCCGGCGGCCGCCGCCGCGTCGGCATGGTCTGCGGTCCCTTGGAGCTGGTCGCCATGCAGGACCGCCTGGCCGGGCACCGCGCGGCGCTGCGGCGGGCCGGCCGCCAGCCGCTGCTGGCGCCCGCCGAGCTGACCCGCGGCTCGGGCGCGGCCGCCACCCGGCAGCTCCTCGGCGACGAGCCCGCCCTCGACGCGGTCTTCGCCGCCACCGACGAGCTGGCCCTCGGGGCGCTGCAGGCGGCCCGGGAGGCCGGGCGGCGGGTGCCGGAGGACCTCGCGGTCGTCGGGTTCGGCGACGTGGACGCCGCCTCGGCGGTCGTGCCGGGGCTGACCACCGTCCGGGTGCCGGTGGCCGATCAGGCGCTGGCGCTGGCCCGGCTGCTGCTGTCGCGGCTGGAGGGCCGGCACACCGAGTCGGTGGTGCTGCCGACCCGGCTGGTCGTGCGCGAGTCGTCCTGA
- a CDS encoding Lrp/AsnC family transcriptional regulator produces the protein MELDRLDRDIIAALVDDARATYAEVGHQVGLSASAVKRRVDRLRESGAITGFSARVAPQALGWTTEAYVELFCQGKTKPSDIALAVAKFPEVVGAATITGEADALLHIRATDVRHVERVIERIAAEAFVVRTKSAIVLSRLVDAPPGLVRNDSSRTG, from the coding sequence GTGGAACTGGACCGGCTCGATCGTGACATCATCGCGGCGCTCGTGGACGACGCCCGGGCGACCTACGCGGAGGTCGGCCACCAGGTGGGGCTGAGCGCGTCCGCGGTGAAGCGCCGGGTGGACCGGCTGCGCGAGAGCGGCGCGATCACCGGGTTCAGCGCGCGGGTGGCGCCGCAGGCGCTCGGCTGGACCACCGAGGCGTACGTCGAGCTGTTCTGCCAGGGCAAGACCAAGCCGTCGGACATCGCGCTGGCCGTCGCCAAGTTCCCCGAGGTGGTCGGGGCGGCCACGATCACCGGCGAGGCGGACGCGCTGCTGCACATCAGGGCCACCGACGTGCGGCACGTGGAGCGGGTGATCGAGCGCATCGCGGCCGAGGCGTTCGTGGTGCGGACCAAGAGCGCGATCGTGCTGTCGCGCCTGGTCGACGCCCCTCCCGGCCTCGTACGCAACGATTCGAGCCGCACAGGCTGA
- a CDS encoding glycoside hydrolase family 16 protein — translation MTTTTRGPRRRLTPVATVLTALAALTGLLVDAAVSASAAVPPTPSGWSLVWSDDFTGAAGALPSADNWIVDTGHNYPGGPANWGTGEIQNYTSSTSNLSLDGSGNLRITPLRSSSGEWTSARIETRRADFKPADGRVLRIEARIQMPNVTGDAALGYWPAFWALGAPYRGNYWNWPGIGEFDIMENVNGINSVWGVLHCGVNPGGPCNETTGLGASRACPGSTCQSAFHTYRFEWDRGVSPNQLRWYVDGQQFHSVSQAQFDATTWSDMTGHAGYFLLLNVAMGGAFPNALGGSTPTAATVSGRPMVVDYVAVWQSGAGGGTPTPTTTPTSPGGVDARSTIQAERYQAQSGTIVETTTDTGGGQNVGAIANGDWLRYDGVSFGSQAATQFRARVASGAAAGVSGLVQVRLDSPTAAPIGDFAIANTGGWQSWRTVPANIAGVTGTHTVYLTFSSGQPADFVNVNWFTFSTS, via the coding sequence ATGACAACGACAACACGCGGGCCCCGGCGCCGCCTGACGCCCGTGGCCACGGTGCTCACGGCGCTCGCCGCGCTCACCGGCCTCCTCGTCGACGCCGCCGTCAGCGCCTCGGCCGCCGTGCCACCCACCCCGTCCGGCTGGTCACTCGTCTGGTCCGACGACTTCACCGGCGCCGCCGGCGCCCTCCCGTCCGCCGACAACTGGATCGTCGACACCGGCCACAACTACCCCGGCGGCCCGGCCAACTGGGGCACCGGCGAGATCCAGAACTACACCTCCAGCACCTCCAACCTCAGCCTCGACGGCTCCGGCAACCTGCGCATCACGCCGCTCCGCAGCAGCTCCGGCGAGTGGACCTCGGCCCGCATCGAGACCCGGCGCGCCGACTTCAAGCCCGCCGACGGCCGCGTGCTGCGCATCGAGGCCCGCATCCAGATGCCGAACGTCACCGGCGACGCCGCGCTCGGCTACTGGCCGGCGTTCTGGGCGCTCGGCGCGCCGTACCGGGGGAACTACTGGAACTGGCCGGGCATCGGCGAGTTCGACATCATGGAGAACGTCAACGGCATCAACTCCGTCTGGGGCGTGCTGCACTGCGGCGTCAACCCGGGCGGCCCGTGCAACGAGACCACCGGCCTCGGCGCCAGCCGCGCCTGCCCCGGCTCCACCTGCCAGTCGGCCTTCCACACCTACCGCTTCGAGTGGGACCGCGGCGTGAGCCCCAACCAGCTCCGCTGGTACGTGGACGGCCAGCAGTTCCACAGCGTCAGCCAGGCCCAGTTCGACGCCACGACCTGGAGCGACATGACCGGCCACGCCGGCTACTTCCTGCTGCTCAACGTGGCCATGGGCGGCGCGTTCCCGAACGCCCTCGGCGGCTCGACCCCGACCGCCGCGACCGTGTCCGGCCGCCCCATGGTGGTGGACTACGTCGCGGTGTGGCAGAGCGGCGCCGGCGGCGGCACGCCCACCCCGACCACCACTCCCACCTCGCCCGGCGGCGTGGACGCCCGCTCCACCATCCAGGCCGAGCGCTACCAGGCCCAGTCGGGCACGATCGTCGAGACCACCACCGACACCGGCGGCGGCCAGAACGTCGGGGCCATCGCGAACGGCGACTGGCTGCGCTACGACGGCGTGAGCTTCGGCTCGCAGGCCGCCACGCAGTTCAGGGCCCGGGTGGCGTCCGGGGCGGCGGCGGGCGTGAGCGGCCTGGTGCAGGTCCGCCTGGACAGCCCCACGGCCGCCCCCATCGGCGACTTCGCGATCGCGAACACCGGCGGCTGGCAGAGCTGGCGCACGGTCCCGGCCAACATCGCCGGGGTGACCGGCACGCACACGGTCTACCTGACCTTCAGCAGCGGCCAGCCGGCCGACTTCGTCAACGTCAACTGGTTCACCTTCTCGACCTCCTGA
- a CDS encoding alkaline phosphatase D family protein: MLRHVDSHSASIWVETAEPCTVAVEAGGRAYRSPTFTVHGHHYAIVDLIELSQDIASYSVTLDGEQVWPPAGRPPSRIRLVPPDGARRVAFGSCRTSVPHDAATVRTHGEDVLRSYGRRLYEAPDEEWPDLLLLIGDQVYADSPSQDMLAFIRARRSTAPQDEIADFEEYAELYRQAWTEPDIQWLLSTVPTAMIFDDHDLRDDWNTSQPWREQMARTTWWRRRVIAGLGAYWVYQHIGNLSPDERAADPLMRTLLDLNGGDGAAELDAFAEKADAEPSSNRWSYARDLGGARLIMVDTRCARQLTPGDRRMLDPDEWAWLEEQLAIPAERLIIGSSIPFLLPEGVHGVQNWNEALADGKWGPAVRRWSEKFRQAIDLEHWAAFRRSFEDLARLLIKVGKPVMIISGDVHYSYLAQANKGQVYQIVCSPIRNPLSRLLRWANVVTQFSIATLVGGLLARLAGVPRPPFRWRVTKGPFFQNAIATLTLPDEVAWYESRNDTLRQMDSVRLTQGRLTQGRPRR, translated from the coding sequence ATGCTGCGACACGTCGATTCTCATAGCGCCTCGATCTGGGTGGAGACCGCCGAACCCTGCACGGTCGCCGTCGAGGCGGGCGGCAGGGCTTACCGGTCGCCTACCTTCACCGTGCACGGACACCACTACGCGATCGTGGATCTCATCGAGCTCTCCCAGGATATCGCGTCGTATTCCGTCACGCTCGACGGGGAGCAGGTATGGCCACCGGCGGGTCGGCCGCCCAGCCGCATCAGGCTGGTGCCCCCCGACGGGGCCCGCCGGGTGGCGTTCGGCTCGTGCCGCACCAGCGTGCCGCACGACGCCGCGACCGTGCGCACCCACGGCGAGGACGTGCTGCGCTCCTACGGCCGCCGCCTGTACGAGGCGCCCGACGAGGAGTGGCCCGACCTGCTGCTGCTCATCGGCGACCAGGTCTACGCCGACAGCCCCTCGCAGGACATGCTGGCCTTCATCCGGGCCCGGCGCAGCACCGCCCCGCAGGACGAGATCGCCGACTTCGAGGAGTACGCCGAGCTCTACCGCCAGGCCTGGACCGAGCCCGACATCCAGTGGCTGCTGTCCACCGTGCCGACCGCGATGATCTTCGACGACCACGACCTGCGCGACGACTGGAACACCTCCCAGCCCTGGCGCGAGCAGATGGCCAGGACGACCTGGTGGCGGCGCCGGGTGATCGCCGGGCTCGGCGCCTACTGGGTCTACCAGCACATCGGCAACCTCTCGCCCGACGAGCGCGCCGCCGACCCGCTCATGCGCACCCTGCTCGACCTCAACGGCGGCGACGGCGCGGCCGAGCTCGACGCCTTCGCCGAGAAGGCCGACGCCGAGCCGAGCAGCAACCGCTGGAGCTACGCCCGCGACCTCGGCGGGGCCCGGCTCATCATGGTCGACACCCGGTGCGCCAGGCAGCTCACGCCCGGCGACCGGCGCATGCTCGACCCCGACGAGTGGGCCTGGCTGGAGGAGCAGCTCGCGATCCCGGCCGAGCGGCTGATCATCGGCTCGTCGATCCCGTTCCTGCTGCCCGAGGGCGTGCACGGCGTCCAGAACTGGAACGAGGCCCTCGCCGACGGCAAGTGGGGCCCGGCCGTGCGGCGGTGGTCGGAGAAGTTCCGGCAGGCCATCGACCTGGAGCACTGGGCGGCGTTCCGGCGCTCGTTCGAGGACCTGGCCCGGCTGCTGATCAAGGTCGGCAAGCCCGTGATGATCATCTCGGGCGACGTCCACTACTCCTACCTCGCCCAGGCGAACAAGGGGCAGGTCTACCAGATCGTCTGCTCGCCCATCCGCAACCCGCTCAGCCGCCTGCTGCGCTGGGCCAACGTCGTCACCCAGTTCTCGATCGCCACCCTCGTGGGCGGGCTGCTGGCCCGGCTGGCGGGCGTGCCGCGGCCGCCGTTCCGCTGGCGCGTCACCAAGGGCCCGTTCTTCCAGAACGCGATCGCCACCCTCACCCTGCCGGACGAGGTGGCCTGGTACGAGTCCAGGAACGACACCCTGCGCCAGATGGACTCCGTCCGCCTGACGCAGGGCCGCCTGACGCAGGGCCGCCCGCGGCGCTAG
- the rocD gene encoding ornithine--oxo-acid transaminase, protein MTSSAELIELSERRSAHNYHPLPVVIHEAEGAWVTDVDGKRYLDCLSGYSSLNFGHRNEKIIQAAQDQLQRLTLTSRAFYHDQFAQFCAGLGDLTGKDLILPMNTGAEAVETAIKVARKWGYDVKGVEPDRANIIVMENNFHGRTTTIVSFSTDPDAHDGFGPYTPGFRVVPYGSAEAIRAAVDANTVAVLVEPIQGEAGVLVPPDGYLSDVRDLCTAEGILMIADEIQSGLGRTGQTFACDHEGVVPDVYVLGKALGGGVVPVSAIAANRDVLGVIHPGQHGSTFGGNPLACAVANAVIEILATGEFQARAAKLGEVLHTRLRELVGKGVVEVRGRGLWAGVDVDPDLATGRELSKALMKRGVLAKDTHGSTIRLAPPIVVREDDLVWAIDQLADAVYEFRNKG, encoded by the coding sequence ATGACCAGCAGCGCAGAGCTGATCGAGCTGAGCGAGCGCCGCAGCGCGCACAACTACCATCCGCTTCCCGTGGTGATCCACGAGGCCGAGGGTGCCTGGGTCACCGACGTGGACGGCAAGCGTTACCTGGACTGCCTGTCCGGCTACAGCTCGCTGAACTTCGGGCACCGCAACGAGAAGATCATCCAGGCCGCCCAGGACCAGCTCCAGCGGCTGACCCTGACCAGCCGCGCCTTCTACCACGACCAGTTCGCGCAGTTCTGCGCCGGGCTGGGCGACCTCACGGGCAAGGACCTGATCCTGCCCATGAACACCGGCGCCGAGGCCGTCGAGACCGCCATCAAGGTGGCCCGCAAGTGGGGCTACGACGTCAAGGGCGTCGAGCCGGACCGGGCGAACATCATCGTGATGGAGAACAACTTCCACGGCCGCACCACCACGATCGTCAGCTTCTCCACCGACCCCGACGCGCACGACGGCTTCGGGCCGTACACGCCCGGCTTCCGGGTCGTGCCGTACGGGTCGGCCGAGGCGATCCGGGCGGCGGTCGACGCGAACACCGTGGCGGTGCTGGTCGAGCCGATCCAGGGCGAGGCCGGGGTGCTGGTGCCGCCGGACGGCTACCTGAGCGACGTGCGCGACCTGTGCACGGCCGAGGGCATCCTCATGATCGCCGACGAGATCCAGTCGGGGCTGGGGCGCACCGGGCAGACGTTCGCCTGCGACCACGAGGGCGTCGTGCCCGACGTCTACGTGCTCGGCAAGGCGCTCGGCGGCGGCGTCGTGCCGGTGTCGGCCATCGCCGCGAACCGGGACGTGCTCGGCGTCATCCACCCGGGCCAGCACGGCTCCACCTTCGGCGGCAACCCGCTGGCCTGCGCGGTGGCGAACGCCGTCATCGAGATCCTCGCCACCGGCGAGTTCCAGGCCCGCGCCGCCAAGCTCGGCGAGGTGCTGCACACCCGGCTGCGCGAGCTGGTCGGCAAGGGCGTGGTCGAGGTGCGCGGGCGCGGCCTGTGGGCCGGGGTCGACGTCGACCCCGACCTCGCCACCGGCCGCGAGCTGTCGAAGGCGCTGATGAAGCGGGGCGTGCTGGCCAAGGACACCCACGGGTCCACGATCCGGCTGGCCCCGCCCATCGTGGTGCGCGAGGACGACCTCGTGTGGGCGATCGACCAGCTCGCCGACGCCGTCTACGAGTTCAGGAACAAGGGCTAG
- a CDS encoding CDP-alcohol phosphatidyltransferase family protein, whose amino-acid sequence MTRVVLLGASPGPDTSPTGLRLAALPGAPSVAERLRSQLASYDPRPATIASDDVAAALHALAEVAESATESLLIVPENSVVHDELIYQITKTKRGALALVAKQPRQGVAEEEAPEDSPEPETEAVPIEEAEPEIGLNRVEGLPVRARVGKSRVVSVGTATHGVTRPNAVLLGPLHVSARNAPVLAQTCRDLAALADTFGPDDDLVQLVVFGLVRSGVSVGIRGRRDLFYRRVTTQEEVNEAGPEMAAMDEDRARLNNAVKGADGFFTTFFVSTYSRFIARWAARRGLTPNQVTLISIALGIAAAACFATGDRPWMVLGGVLIYFAFVFDCVDGQVARYARKFGVLGAWLDATFDRFKEYVVFAGLAVGYVIAGNGEDIWILALAALGLQSVRHLLDFSFGVANRRKPPAKLPTVALDAPHDRDLRAALSRRREERSQGLRGVLKMWTKAGRFRAVHWARKMIVFPIGERFAAIAITAALFDARITFLTLVIWGSVAAAYTLTGRLMRSLV is encoded by the coding sequence ATGACCCGCGTGGTCCTGCTGGGCGCCTCGCCCGGCCCCGACACCTCTCCGACCGGCCTGAGGCTGGCCGCGCTGCCCGGCGCACCCTCCGTGGCCGAGCGGCTGCGCAGCCAGCTCGCTTCCTATGACCCGCGGCCCGCCACCATCGCCTCCGACGACGTGGCCGCCGCCCTGCACGCGCTGGCCGAGGTCGCAGAGTCGGCGACGGAGAGCCTGCTCATCGTCCCCGAGAACTCGGTCGTCCACGACGAGCTGATCTACCAGATCACCAAGACCAAGCGCGGAGCGCTGGCGCTCGTCGCCAAGCAGCCGAGACAGGGCGTCGCCGAGGAGGAAGCTCCCGAGGACAGCCCCGAGCCCGAGACCGAGGCCGTCCCGATCGAGGAGGCCGAGCCGGAGATCGGGCTCAACCGCGTCGAGGGGCTGCCGGTCCGGGCCCGCGTCGGCAAGTCGCGCGTGGTCTCGGTCGGCACCGCGACGCACGGCGTGACCCGCCCCAACGCGGTGCTGCTCGGCCCGCTGCACGTCAGCGCACGCAACGCGCCGGTGCTCGCGCAGACCTGCCGCGACCTCGCGGCGCTGGCCGACACCTTCGGCCCGGACGACGACCTGGTGCAGCTCGTCGTGTTCGGCCTGGTGCGGAGCGGCGTCTCGGTCGGCATCAGGGGCCGCCGCGACCTGTTCTACCGCCGGGTCACCACGCAGGAGGAGGTCAACGAGGCCGGGCCCGAGATGGCCGCCATGGACGAGGACCGCGCCCGGCTCAACAACGCGGTCAAGGGCGCCGACGGCTTCTTCACCACGTTCTTCGTCTCCACCTACTCCCGCTTCATCGCCCGCTGGGCGGCCCGGCGCGGGCTGACGCCGAACCAGGTCACGCTGATCTCGATCGCGCTCGGCATCGCCGCCGCCGCCTGCTTCGCCACCGGCGACCGGCCGTGGATGGTGCTCGGCGGCGTGCTGATCTACTTCGCGTTCGTCTTCGACTGCGTCGACGGGCAGGTGGCCCGCTACGCCCGCAAGTTCGGCGTGCTCGGCGCCTGGCTGGACGCCACGTTCGACCGGTTCAAGGAGTACGTCGTCTTCGCCGGGCTCGCCGTCGGCTACGTGATCGCGGGCAACGGCGAGGACATCTGGATCCTCGCGCTGGCCGCGCTGGGCCTGCAGTCCGTACGCCACCTGCTCGACTTCTCCTTCGGCGTCGCCAACCGCCGCAAGCCGCCCGCCAAGCTGCCCACCGTGGCGCTGGACGCCCCCCACGACCGCGACCTGCGGGCGGCGTTGTCACGCCGCCGGGAGGAGCGCAGCCAGGGTCTTCGGGGCGTGCTCAAGATGTGGACCAAGGCCGGCCGGTTCCGGGCCGTCCACTGGGCACGCAAGATGATCGTGTTCCCCATCGGCGAGCGGTTCGCGGCCATCGCGATCACCGCCGCCCTCTTCGACGCCCGGATCACCTTCCTGACGCTGGTGATCTGGGGCTCCGTCGCCGCCGCCTACACCCTCACCGGACGCCTCATGAGGTCGCTCGTATGA